The Haloarcula limicola genomic sequence AGAAATTGTCATCCAAGCATTGAACGAATCGGAAAAAGAGTAGGCGAGTTTGCGACCGTATCTTCACTCGGTGTGAGGTGTGTTCGTGGCGTGGACGACAGCGGCGCTGGTGACTCGCAGAACTGTAACTTTCCACCCTGTATAGAGCCCGAGACACTCACTACACTCGGTGCGTGGTGGGTTGTAGATGCAGTAAGCCGAGTGTCTCGAAGTCACGCGCCTAAGCGACTCACGAGTTCGACGGTCGAGAACCGAAAGAGTCGAGGACCGAATCGACGAGTGATGCCGAGAGACCGGTATACGCTGTGGGATCCGTGAGCCTCGGAGAGGTGTTCCGTGACGCGCTCGTCCGCCAGGAGACAGTCTCGGAAGTTCCGCCCCGTCTCGATCGCGTCCATAGCGTTGTCGTGGACGATACCGTGTGCGGTCTGGCGGCCGACGTGTTCGGCCAGAGTGATCATCGAGAATAGGCGGTGACAGGACGAGTACGCCTCGGCCTTTCACGATACCGTAAATCGGTGATATCCCACATGTGAAGCGAACGGAGACAGAGGCCAAACCGGCGTCAGTCGGCTCACTGACGACTGTCTTCGCCCCTCTGTAACCAGCCCGAAGCGAGCTTGCAACCCAAACTGGCATATACCAGTAACGAGTCTACCGGCTAATGGGTATAGCAGCGCGTGAGCGGTACTCTAGCGGTATCTCGGGTCTCGATTCGTTACTCCGAGGCGGGTTCGTCGCCGAACGCATCTATCTCGTTCTCGGCGGTCCGGGCACCGGGAAGACGCTCCTCGGGTCGAAATTCCTCAGTACGGGACTGGAGAACGACGAGAACGTCCTGTTCATCCACGGCGAAGAATCGCGCGACGACCTCCGTCTCAACGCCGAGGAACTGGGCATCGACCTCGACGGCGTCGACTTCCTCGACCTCGGGCCGGAGTCCGAGTTCTTCAGCCAGGAGCGGACGTACGACCTGGTGAACCCCCAGGACGTCGAGTACCAGAGTTACATCGCCGACATCAGAGAAGCGGTCGAGGAGGTCGACCCGAACCGCGTTCTCATCGACCCGATCAGCCAGCTCCAGTACGTCGAGACGACCGAGTACCAGTTCCGCAAGCGCATGATCGCGTTCATGCGGTTTCTCAAGGACCGCGGAACGACGGTACTCGCGACGAAGACGAGCAGCGACCTCGCCGACCAACTGCAGTCGCTGAGCGACGGGATCGTCACCCTCGAACGCGGCGACATCGGACGCCGCATCGACGTGGTCAAACACCGCGGCGTCGGTGACCGGTCGGGCACTCACGGCATGGCCATCCGAGCCGACGGTATCGAGGTCTTCCCGTCGCTCGTCCCCGAAGAGTACGACGAGGCGTTCGACCCGACCCAGATCCCGTCCGGGATCGACGGCTTCGACGCGCTGTTCGGCGGCGGCATCGAACGCGGGACGGTCACGATCATCAGCGGGCCGTCGGGCGTTGGCAAGTCGACCACCGCGACCGAGTTCCTCGAGACGGTCGCATCAAGTGGCGACAACGCCGTCGCGTACCTGTTCGAGGAATCGACGAACATGTTCGTCCATCGCTCCGAGACGTTCGGGATCCCGGTGACCGATCTCTGTGACCGGGGGACGCTCACGCTCGAACCGATCGATCCACTCACGCAGTCCGCCGAGGAGTTCGGCCAGCGAGCCCGCGCTCAAGTCGAAGAGGAAGACGTCGAACTCGTCGTCATCGACGGTATCAGCGGGTACCAATCGGCGCTGTACGGCAGCGACGAACGGCTCGCTCGGAAACTGCACGCTCTGACCAGGTACCTGAAAAACAAGAACGTAGCCGTCGTACTGATCGACGAGATCGGACAGGTGACGGGTCTCCAGAGCCCGACCAGTTCGAACATCAGCTACATCGCGGACAACATCATCTTCCTGAAATACGTCGAGCTGGACGGTCGGCTCAAGCGAGTCGCCGGCGTCGTGAAAAAGCGTATCGGCGGCTTCGAAGACACGCTCCGGGAGTTCACGGTCTCCGCGGACGGCATCGAAGTCGGCGATCCGATAACCAACGCTCGCGGCATCTTGACCGGCACTCCGGAGTGGGTGCGGCGCGACCGCCCGGTCGACGAGCGGGGCACCTACCAGCCAGAGGAGTAGTCCGCGAGATGAATCAGGTGCAGGTCCTCACCGCGGACGAGGGGAACCGACGGGCCTTAGCGGCAGTCCTCCGGGAGCGGTACGCGGTCGAAGTCGACCAGACGGTCCGAGCGGTCGACTGTCACATCGTCGACGACCGCACGCTCCCGGAGTATCGTGAGCCGCTGCTGGCGCACAAACGCGAGCACCAGCCGCTGTTCTGTCCCGTCGTCCTGATTCGGCGCGAGGACACCGACATCAACATCAAGCTACCCGACCCCGACACGGCGGACGCCCCGCAGCTCGTCGACGAGATAATGACCGCGCCGGTCGACAAGGCCATCCTGTTTCGGCGGCTCTCGAACCTCCTCGTTCGCCGAGCCAATACGCGAACGCTCATGGAGAACGCTAACCGCCTCGACCGCTTCGCCAGCATGCTCGCTCACGAACTCCGCAATCCGGTCACCATCGGCCAGATATACAGCCAGCAGCTATCGACGGACGAAAACGCCGAGGCGGTCGAGTACATCGGCGAGGCGTTCGACCACCTCGAAGCCATGATCGATATCCTGTTGGTGCTGGCGCGGGGCCACGAGGCCGTCTCCGACCCGACGACGATACGGCTGGCGGACACGGCGCGAGCGGCGTGGGACGTCATCGACACCGGGGACGCGACGCTGGTGATCGAAGTCGACGGAGCGATACAGGCCGACGAGACCTACATCCGCCATTTCTTCCGAAACCTGTTCGAGAACGCGGTCGAGCACGGCGGCTCGGACGTGACCGTCACGGTCGGCGCGCTGCCGGCGGGCTTCTACGTGGCCGACGACGGCACGGGTATCCCACCCGCCGAGCGCGAGAGCGTCTTTGAGGTCGGCTACACCACGGCGAGCGAGCACGGTGGGACCGGCCTGGGACTGGCGTTCGTTCACGAGCTGGCTGACATATACGACTGGGAGTGCACGGTCACGGAGAGCGAGACTGGCGGCGCGCGCTTCGAAGTCACCGACGTAGACGTGACGCGCAGCGACTGAAGCGAACTAACGTTCGGGCGGCCGTATCGAGAGACATACGGGGTGTCCGGACGTACGCAGGACACAATGACGTATCAGATGCTCGCGCGCGACCGAGAGGCGACGTACATTCGACGAGGCGTCCGATGAGTCTCCTGACAGCCGCGGTCGTCCTCGTAGTGGGGTTCGTCTCCGGCGTCGTCGTGAGATGGGTCGCCGGCCTCGCCGCGATAATCGCGCTCCTGTTGGTGATACTCGGAGTAGCAGCGCCGGACATCGGCCTCGTCAATTACGTTATCGAGCAGTACTACACCGGCAACGAGCTGTTGTTCCTCGCCGGATTGCTGTTCGGCATCGACGCGAAACAGACGAAGAGAGTCGTGGTCGAGCGCTGAGCTACAGTCCCAGCGCTCGTCGCAGTCTCGTCGGCAAGCCCTCCTGTCGGTCGAATATCTCCGTCATCTCCTCATCCGTGAGCTCGAAGTCGAAGACGTCTAGATTGGCCCGCAGATGGGCCGGACTCGACGCCTTCGGAATCGCCGCGACCTGTTCCTGCTGGAGCAGCCATCGAAGGGCGACCTGGGCCGGCGTCTTCCCGTGACGCTCCGCGATTTCCGCGAGCATCTCGTCGTCCGAGACCTTCCCTTTCGCCAACGGACTGTAGGCGGTCAGGACGACGTCGTTCTCGATACAGTATTCGAGGACGTCGGCCTGGTCGGTGTATGGGTTGTACTCGATCTGGTTCGTGAGAATCGGCGTCTCGGAGCGTTCGCGCGCCCGTTCGAGCTGGTCCACCGAGAAGTTGCTCACACCGATATGCGCCACCGCACCGGCGGCCTGGAGTTCGTTCATGGCGTCGATGGTCTCCGCTAACGGGACGCTTCGGCTCGGCCAGTGTATCAACAGGAGATCGACCGCATCGAGTCCGAGTCGCTCCAGGCTCTGCCGCGCCGACTGCAGCACGTCGTCGTGTGCGAGGTTGGTCCGCCAGACTTTCGTGGTGAGGAAGATGTCGTCCCGGTCGACGTCGGTGTCGGCGAGCGCCTTCCCGATGGCCGCTTGATTGTCGTAGTACTCCGCGGTGTCGATGTGACGATACCCCATTTCCAGCGCACGGCTCACTGTTTTCGTACAGGTCTCTCCTCTGAGGCGGTACGTTCCCAGTCCGAGCGCGGGGAGTCGCGTTTGATCGCTGGTAACGTATTCCATATTCGAGACAGGAACGGCGAGGAGAAGAATCTGTGCCGAAGGGACGCGAGTCGAGTCGGCCGACCGATTCCGCGCGTCCGTTGCTTACATGTTTCGACCGGAACCGCTCTCTACGAGCTCTGTTCTCGTGAGACGACGAGAACGTTCGACAGAGTTCGCGATTCGCCTCACTCGGCGACGAGCGCGTACAGGACGACGCTGAGACCCGCCACAGTAACGACACCGCGAGCGAGCAGGACGATCCCGTCCCCAGCACCGGCGACGTCGGCGATAGCGACCGCTGTGAAGACCCCGGCCGTCAACAGCCCGATACCGACCGCGAGCGCGCGCATTTTCGCCGAACCGTTACGTCTGTAACCGCGGTACGCGAGCGAGGCGACGAACAGACCGAGGAGAGCGGTCAGTCCGCGCGAGATGACGGCGACGCTGAATAGCGCCATCGGCAGCGGGTCCGCGTTCATCACTGGGTAGTCCCTCCGTAGATGGCCCAGAGGATCGTTCCCAACCCGAGCAGTTCGCAGCCGCTGACGAGGACCGAACGGCCGAACGTGTCGATACCGGTCGCGGTCGGCAGTCCGACGCGAAGTAG encodes the following:
- a CDS encoding ATPase domain-containing protein, whose amino-acid sequence is MGIAARERYSSGISGLDSLLRGGFVAERIYLVLGGPGTGKTLLGSKFLSTGLENDENVLFIHGEESRDDLRLNAEELGIDLDGVDFLDLGPESEFFSQERTYDLVNPQDVEYQSYIADIREAVEEVDPNRVLIDPISQLQYVETTEYQFRKRMIAFMRFLKDRGTTVLATKTSSDLADQLQSLSDGIVTLERGDIGRRIDVVKHRGVGDRSGTHGMAIRADGIEVFPSLVPEEYDEAFDPTQIPSGIDGFDALFGGGIERGTVTIISGPSGVGKSTTATEFLETVASSGDNAVAYLFEESTNMFVHRSETFGIPVTDLCDRGTLTLEPIDPLTQSAEEFGQRARAQVEEEDVELVVIDGISGYQSALYGSDERLARKLHALTRYLKNKNVAVVLIDEIGQVTGLQSPTSSNISYIADNIIFLKYVELDGRLKRVAGVVKKRIGGFEDTLREFTVSADGIEVGDPITNARGILTGTPEWVRRDRPVDERGTYQPEE
- a CDS encoding sensor histidine kinase, translated to MNQVQVLTADEGNRRALAAVLRERYAVEVDQTVRAVDCHIVDDRTLPEYREPLLAHKREHQPLFCPVVLIRREDTDINIKLPDPDTADAPQLVDEIMTAPVDKAILFRRLSNLLVRRANTRTLMENANRLDRFASMLAHELRNPVTIGQIYSQQLSTDENAEAVEYIGEAFDHLEAMIDILLVLARGHEAVSDPTTIRLADTARAAWDVIDTGDATLVIEVDGAIQADETYIRHFFRNLFENAVEHGGSDVTVTVGALPAGFYVADDGTGIPPAERESVFEVGYTTASEHGGTGLGLAFVHELADIYDWECTVTESETGGARFEVTDVDVTRSD
- a CDS encoding aldo/keto reductase; translated protein: MEYVTSDQTRLPALGLGTYRLRGETCTKTVSRALEMGYRHIDTAEYYDNQAAIGKALADTDVDRDDIFLTTKVWRTNLAHDDVLQSARQSLERLGLDAVDLLLIHWPSRSVPLAETIDAMNELQAAGAVAHIGVSNFSVDQLERARERSETPILTNQIEYNPYTDQADVLEYCIENDVVLTAYSPLAKGKVSDDEMLAEIAERHGKTPAQVALRWLLQQEQVAAIPKASSPAHLRANLDVFDFELTDEEMTEIFDRQEGLPTRLRRALGL
- a CDS encoding DUF7521 family protein yields the protein MNADPLPMALFSVAVISRGLTALLGLFVASLAYRGYRRNGSAKMRALAVGIGLLTAGVFTAVAIADVAGAGDGIVLLARGVVTVAGLSVVLYALVAE